A region of Myxococcus stipitatus DSM 14675 DNA encodes the following proteins:
- a CDS encoding DMT family transporter: MTPRWVLPVRYRGTPLLIFSSVLFAVMALCARLLAGRLSTGQVASGRFFIGLLFLAFYFPMLRRKPRFGRMHLWALRGVFGGAAVYLYFMAIDQMTVGPAVMLNASWPIYAAIIGWLFLGERVTGTLLAGLVLTTVGAGLVMWSTFSEGASLTMGLGAWAGLGSAVLGGAAVVVVRALRNESDAASVYLSFCFFGLLFSLPFALRDWRPLGWDVVLPLLGVGLTSVVAQMTFTYAFNYVTVLAGGVATQLTPVFSWVMGTALLDEAVSPLAVTGALVCMLGVLWGTGVLERMRPVSSRPTT, translated from the coding sequence ATGACACCCCGCTGGGTCCTCCCCGTGCGCTACCGCGGCACGCCACTGCTCATCTTCTCGAGCGTGTTGTTCGCGGTGATGGCGCTGTGTGCCCGTCTGCTCGCTGGCCGCCTGTCCACGGGGCAGGTGGCGTCCGGGCGCTTCTTCATCGGCCTGCTCTTCCTGGCGTTCTACTTCCCGATGTTGCGGCGCAAGCCCCGCTTCGGCCGGATGCACCTGTGGGCGCTGCGCGGCGTCTTCGGCGGCGCCGCCGTGTACCTCTACTTCATGGCCATCGACCAGATGACGGTGGGGCCCGCGGTGATGCTCAACGCGAGCTGGCCCATCTACGCGGCCATCATCGGGTGGCTGTTCCTGGGCGAGCGCGTGACGGGCACGCTGCTGGCGGGGCTGGTGCTCACCACGGTGGGCGCGGGGCTGGTGATGTGGAGCACCTTCTCCGAGGGCGCGTCGCTGACCATGGGCTTGGGCGCCTGGGCGGGCCTGGGCTCGGCGGTGCTGGGCGGCGCGGCCGTCGTCGTGGTGCGCGCGCTGCGCAACGAGTCGGACGCGGCCTCCGTCTACCTCTCGTTCTGCTTCTTCGGGCTCCTGTTCAGCCTGCCCTTCGCGCTGCGCGACTGGAGGCCGCTCGGCTGGGATGTTGTTCTTCCCCTGCTGGGCGTGGGGCTGACCTCCGTGGTGGCGCAGATGACCTTCACGTATGCCTTCAACTACGTCACCGTGCTGGCCGGCGGCGTCGCCACGCAGTTGACGCCCGTCTTCTCCTGGGTGATGGGCACGGCGCTCCTGGATGAAGCCGTCTCCCCCCTGGCCGTCACCGGCGCCCTGGTGTGCATGCTGGGTGTCCTCTGGGGAACGGGCGTGCTGGAGCGCATGCGCCCCGTGAGCTCCCGCCCCACGACGTGA
- a CDS encoding choice-of-anchor D domain-containing protein produces MRRLYWVAWVAWVLVSGCEPPSSQRARSAFVVNPEAIDFGAAAVGRTKSLKLRVTNGGRASYRVEGAVSSIPNVTVPSFAPFTLSGGGEREIEVLFKPDVEGPVQGSLELITDADSRGDVPVLGRGVKAFVEVPETELDFGNVAMGLVEMRQVTVRNPSDVESPLELSLQGTDADQFTAERGEAEMLAPGESRVVSVAFAPKRLGSASAELRVAVCEGCEPAVVPLRGTGVASKLEVTPLRLDFGRVALGASAEQSITVRNQGNLPLRWSGVVLQDNPGNVYRVVSTPVVSGGALEPGAVVEVRVAFLPTALGRAGEGRVEVGVHEQGSSAPGPKVSLVGEGGTSCVSVLPRELDFGVVAEGMTATRSVEVVNRCRDSVLVNNLRLDTAQGGYFTLAQAPASVTVPPGQSSYVGITFSPRTGTARASTGQLAVTVRSGGTLSTEAVGLKGTGRVFQPCQFQLPEHLRFGKVPVGAEVSMGLVLRNTGTQPCYLASMQLATGSAPSFTSRTVRNGVLLPGAKTTLVVRFKPDAEGPFEGLAEAWVNHPTQGHPLVALSGEGVRGCFAIQPTTVDFGLTKLACGPRTRELLAINDCVGPVQVAGMALEQTGTEFQVGPMNAFPSQLAPGARVKLTARYEPVDDGIDAAALRFRLEDGSEYTAGLLGKGATKAEQTDRFLQESKAKVDVLFVVDNSGSMMEEQQSLGQNFAAFLSAATASSVDYRIGVTTTGLESSPGGWSECPGGAQGGENGRLFPVDNSRPRIITPATANAAGVFADNTKVGVCHWNEQGLDAAHRALSDPLLYNQDDTRTQQPNDGNGGFLRPDAKLAIIFLSDEEDFSAQPVSFYETYFLALKGNDKTKLSINAIVGPMDLATCPTSSSSGSRYIQLAQATGGVVESICTPNWAASLEKLSNSAFGPNRKFPLTQVPADTARIVVTVDGVLVTTGWEYDAATNSVIFERDAAPAPGTWVEVTYPLGCN; encoded by the coding sequence ATGAGACGTCTGTATTGGGTGGCGTGGGTGGCGTGGGTGTTGGTGTCGGGTTGCGAGCCCCCGTCGTCCCAGCGCGCGCGGAGCGCCTTCGTGGTGAACCCGGAGGCCATCGACTTCGGCGCCGCCGCCGTGGGCCGCACCAAGAGCCTCAAGCTGAGGGTGACCAACGGAGGCCGGGCCTCGTACCGCGTGGAGGGTGCTGTCTCCAGCATCCCCAATGTGACGGTGCCGTCCTTCGCGCCCTTCACCTTGAGCGGCGGTGGGGAGCGCGAAATCGAGGTGCTCTTCAAGCCCGACGTGGAGGGGCCGGTGCAGGGCTCGCTGGAGCTCATCACGGACGCGGACTCGCGGGGGGATGTGCCGGTGCTGGGCCGGGGTGTGAAGGCCTTCGTCGAGGTGCCCGAGACGGAGCTCGACTTCGGCAACGTGGCGATGGGGCTGGTGGAGATGCGGCAGGTGACGGTGCGCAATCCGTCGGACGTGGAGTCTCCGTTGGAGCTGTCCCTGCAGGGCACGGACGCGGACCAGTTCACCGCGGAGCGCGGCGAGGCGGAGATGCTGGCGCCTGGGGAGTCGCGGGTGGTGTCCGTGGCCTTCGCGCCCAAGCGGTTGGGCTCGGCCTCGGCGGAGCTGCGCGTGGCGGTGTGCGAGGGGTGTGAGCCCGCGGTGGTGCCGCTGCGGGGCACGGGCGTGGCGTCCAAGCTGGAGGTGACGCCGCTGCGGCTGGACTTCGGGCGGGTGGCGCTGGGGGCCAGCGCCGAGCAGTCCATCACCGTGCGCAACCAGGGCAACCTGCCGCTGCGCTGGTCGGGGGTGGTGCTGCAGGACAACCCGGGGAACGTGTACCGGGTGGTGAGCACGCCGGTCGTGTCCGGAGGCGCGCTGGAGCCAGGGGCGGTGGTGGAGGTGCGCGTGGCCTTCTTGCCCACGGCGCTGGGACGGGCGGGCGAGGGGCGGGTGGAGGTGGGCGTGCATGAGCAGGGCTCCAGCGCGCCGGGCCCCAAGGTGTCCCTGGTCGGCGAGGGCGGCACGTCGTGTGTGTCGGTGCTCCCTCGCGAGCTGGACTTCGGCGTGGTGGCGGAAGGGATGACGGCGACGCGCTCGGTGGAGGTCGTGAATCGCTGCCGGGACAGCGTGCTGGTCAACAACCTGCGGCTGGACACGGCGCAGGGCGGTTACTTCACGCTGGCGCAGGCGCCGGCCAGCGTGACGGTGCCTCCAGGGCAGTCCTCCTACGTGGGCATCACCTTCAGTCCTCGCACGGGGACGGCGCGCGCCAGCACCGGCCAGCTCGCCGTCACGGTGCGCTCGGGCGGCACGCTGTCGACGGAGGCGGTGGGGCTCAAGGGCACGGGCCGCGTGTTCCAGCCCTGCCAGTTCCAGCTTCCCGAGCACCTGCGCTTCGGCAAGGTGCCCGTGGGCGCGGAGGTGTCCATGGGCCTGGTGCTGCGCAACACCGGCACGCAGCCGTGCTACCTGGCGTCCATGCAGCTGGCCACGGGCTCGGCTCCGTCCTTCACGTCGCGGACGGTGCGCAATGGCGTGCTGCTGCCCGGCGCGAAGACGACGCTGGTGGTGCGCTTCAAGCCGGATGCGGAGGGCCCCTTCGAGGGGCTCGCGGAGGCGTGGGTGAACCACCCGACGCAGGGCCATCCGCTGGTGGCGCTCTCGGGGGAGGGGGTGCGGGGCTGCTTCGCGATACAGCCCACCACGGTGGACTTCGGCCTCACCAAGCTGGCGTGCGGCCCGCGCACGCGGGAGCTCCTGGCCATCAACGACTGTGTCGGCCCGGTGCAGGTCGCGGGGATGGCGCTGGAGCAGACGGGCACCGAGTTCCAGGTGGGGCCGATGAATGCCTTCCCGTCGCAGCTGGCGCCGGGGGCTCGCGTGAAGCTGACGGCCCGCTATGAGCCCGTGGACGATGGGATTGACGCCGCGGCGCTGCGCTTCCGTCTGGAGGACGGCTCCGAGTACACGGCGGGCCTCCTGGGCAAGGGCGCGACGAAGGCGGAGCAGACGGACCGCTTCCTCCAGGAGTCGAAGGCGAAGGTGGACGTGCTCTTCGTCGTGGACAACTCCGGGTCGATGATGGAGGAGCAGCAGAGCCTGGGGCAGAACTTCGCGGCCTTCCTGAGCGCGGCCACCGCGTCGTCGGTGGACTACCGCATCGGCGTGACGACGACGGGGCTGGAGTCGTCGCCCGGCGGTTGGTCCGAGTGCCCCGGCGGCGCGCAGGGCGGTGAGAACGGGCGCCTGTTCCCCGTGGACAACTCCCGGCCCCGCATCATCACTCCGGCCACGGCCAACGCCGCGGGCGTCTTCGCGGACAACACGAAGGTCGGTGTGTGTCATTGGAACGAGCAGGGCCTGGACGCGGCGCACCGCGCCCTGTCGGACCCGCTGCTCTACAACCAGGACGACACCCGCACGCAGCAGCCCAACGACGGCAACGGGGGCTTCCTGCGGCCGGACGCGAAGCTGGCCATCATCTTCCTCTCGGATGAAGAGGACTTCAGCGCGCAGCCGGTGTCCTTCTACGAGACGTACTTCCTGGCGCTGAAGGGCAACGACAAGACGAAGCTGAGCATCAACGCCATCGTCGGCCCCATGGACCTGGCCACCTGCCCCACGTCGAGCAGCTCCGGCAGCCGCTACATCCAGCTCGCGCAGGCGACGGGCGGCGTGGTGGAGAGCATCTGCACGCCGAACTGGGCCGCCTCGCTGGAGAAGCTCTCCAACAGCGCCTTCGGCCCCAACCGCAAGTTCCCCCTCACCCAGGTGCCCGCGGACACGGCGCGCATCGTCGTCACGGTGGACGGGGTGCTGGTGACGACGGGGTGGGAGTACGACGCCGCGACCAACAGCGTCATCTTCGAGCGCGACGCGGCGCCCGCACCGGGGACGTGGGTGGAGGTGACGTACCCGCTGGGCTGCAACTAG
- a CDS encoding metallophosphoesterase family protein produces the protein MPEPLLVAALGDIHGRFHRVETWLDALEQARGRPVGMVLAVGDVEAFRRADDHRRKAAKRTMPAEFAEYADGIRRVKRPLYFIGGNNEDFEALHDFQDGGELAPGVTYLGRSGSRELCGLRVAYLSGIHAPRFIEQPLRRPITQDLMKQAGYFRAAEVERVMPLRDMDLMLVHEWPRGIVQRAREENPTPPRPLPSYWIGNPVTRKLVDTVLPRWMLCGHSHKAFAVTLEGVGRPATRIACLDQATRPEESVFWLEYEGRTAVRAGWGVTGQVAWTLGQRWDMASLPVPSVESEEGGATVTAPV, from the coding sequence ATGCCGGAGCCCCTCCTGGTTGCTGCCTTGGGTGACATCCACGGTCGCTTCCACCGCGTGGAGACGTGGTTGGACGCGCTGGAACAGGCACGTGGCCGGCCCGTGGGGATGGTGCTGGCGGTGGGCGACGTGGAGGCATTCCGCCGCGCGGATGACCACCGGCGCAAGGCCGCCAAGCGCACCATGCCCGCCGAGTTCGCCGAGTACGCGGACGGCATCCGCCGCGTGAAGCGGCCGCTCTACTTCATCGGCGGCAACAACGAGGACTTCGAGGCGCTGCACGACTTCCAGGACGGAGGCGAGCTGGCGCCCGGGGTGACGTACCTGGGGCGTTCCGGCTCGCGGGAGCTGTGCGGGCTCCGGGTGGCCTACCTGTCCGGCATCCACGCCCCGCGCTTCATCGAGCAGCCCCTGCGGCGCCCCATCACCCAGGACCTGATGAAGCAGGCGGGGTACTTCCGCGCGGCCGAGGTGGAGCGGGTGATGCCGCTGCGGGACATGGACCTGATGCTCGTCCATGAGTGGCCGCGCGGCATCGTCCAGCGCGCGCGCGAGGAGAACCCCACGCCGCCCCGGCCCTTGCCATCGTATTGGATTGGCAACCCAGTGACGCGAAAGCTGGTGGACACGGTGCTGCCGCGGTGGATGTTGTGCGGGCACTCGCACAAGGCCTTCGCGGTGACGCTGGAGGGGGTGGGGCGCCCGGCGACGCGCATCGCATGCCTGGACCAGGCCACCCGTCCGGAGGAGTCCGTGTTCTGGCTGGAGTACGAGGGCCGCACGGCGGTGCGTGCGGGGTGGGGCGTCACGGGACAAGTGGCCTGGACGCTGGGCCAGCGCTGGGACATGGCGTCGCTGCCGGTGCCCTCGGTGGAGTCGGAGGAGGGCGGCGCCACGGTGACGGCGCCCGTCTAG
- a CDS encoding phosphatase PAP2 family protein — translation MLRDVRTLIPSLALSLLVALVPATPALAQSPDDAPKLHELRFDWARDGIITGTSAVLWISSEALFKEDLAPAECRWCDRAPDGTDRLNRLDRWGRGLAGDTDASRHRAATWSNILGFGAVPLGVMGAQFALVRSSKAPDRFFAEDATIILESTMLAILANQAVKFIAGRERPFVHVLSADQKPLTEQPSDNNLSFYSGHTSLAFSLVVSAGTVAALRGYEHQEWIWAVGLPLAASVGLLRMGADKHYLTDVAMGAILGSAFGVAIPLLMHGRQQAVTSSESSTSPTATRWKPVVGARMAGISGVF, via the coding sequence ATGCTGCGTGACGTGCGCACGCTCATACCGTCCCTTGCACTTTCCCTCCTGGTCGCTCTCGTCCCGGCAACGCCGGCCCTGGCCCAGTCCCCCGACGACGCGCCGAAGCTCCATGAGCTGCGCTTCGACTGGGCCCGGGACGGCATCATCACCGGCACTTCCGCTGTCCTCTGGATTTCCAGCGAAGCACTCTTCAAGGAGGACCTGGCCCCCGCGGAGTGCCGCTGGTGTGACCGGGCGCCGGACGGCACCGACAGGCTCAATCGCCTGGACCGCTGGGGCCGAGGACTGGCCGGGGACACCGACGCGTCCCGTCACCGCGCGGCCACCTGGAGCAACATCCTGGGCTTCGGCGCGGTGCCGCTGGGGGTGATGGGCGCGCAGTTCGCGCTCGTCCGCTCCTCGAAGGCCCCCGACCGCTTCTTCGCCGAGGACGCCACCATCATCCTCGAGAGCACGATGCTCGCCATCCTGGCCAACCAGGCGGTGAAGTTCATCGCCGGCCGCGAGCGCCCCTTCGTCCACGTCCTGTCCGCGGACCAGAAGCCCCTCACGGAGCAGCCCAGCGACAACAACCTGTCTTTCTACAGCGGCCACACCAGCCTCGCCTTCTCGCTGGTGGTGTCCGCCGGCACGGTGGCCGCGCTGCGAGGCTACGAGCACCAGGAATGGATCTGGGCCGTGGGCCTTCCGCTCGCCGCCTCCGTGGGCCTGCTGCGCATGGGCGCGGACAAGCACTACCTCACCGACGTGGCCATGGGCGCGATTCTCGGCTCGGCCTTCGGCGTGGCCATCCCCCTGCTGATGCACGGACGCCAGCAGGCGGTGACCTCCTCCGAGTCCAGCACCTCGCCCACCGCCACGCGCTGGAAGCCCGTGGTCGGCGCGCGCATGGCGGGCATCTCGGGCGTCTTCTAG